The following proteins come from a genomic window of Enterobacter chengduensis:
- a CDS encoding XapX domain-containing protein, translated as MKAWIISLVCGVAAGVIYALLDVHSPAPPVVALLGLFGMLVGEQLIPVGRRLLSREPLTLAWFRHECVPKISGTAPPAPAKDDRDA; from the coding sequence ATGAAAGCATGGATAATTTCGCTGGTGTGCGGCGTGGCAGCTGGGGTAATTTACGCCCTGCTCGACGTCCATTCCCCGGCGCCGCCGGTTGTCGCCCTGCTTGGCCTGTTTGGCATGCTGGTGGGCGAACAGCTCATCCCGGTGGGACGGCGTTTACTGAGTCGCGAACCGCTTACCCTCGCCTGGTTTCGTCACGAATGCGTACCGAAAATCAGCGGCACGGCGCCCCCTGCGCCCGCGAAGGACGATCGCGACGCTTAA
- a CDS encoding response regulator transcription factor — MTLPWRIAIIDDERSVRSGLSNLLESEGYSADTFDSAEVFLSHPLALSGAALVIADLKLRGMSGLELFDKLRLLAVPPPPVIFISGHADENMQRYALSLGAAAFLRKPINIDILLDHIQRELARRQ, encoded by the coding sequence ATGACGCTGCCGTGGCGCATTGCCATCATTGATGACGAACGTTCCGTTCGCAGCGGGCTGAGTAATCTCCTGGAGTCGGAAGGCTATTCGGCCGATACGTTTGATTCGGCAGAGGTGTTTCTCAGCCATCCGCTCGCCCTGTCCGGCGCGGCGCTGGTGATCGCCGATCTCAAGCTGCGGGGCATGAGCGGCCTGGAGCTGTTTGACAAGCTGCGGCTGCTGGCCGTCCCGCCGCCGCCCGTGATCTTTATCTCCGGTCATGCAGATGAAAATATGCAGCGGTACGCTCTCAGCCTGGGCGCCGCTGCATTTTTGCGTAAGCCCATTAACATCGATATTCTGCTGGATCATATTCAGCGGGAGCTGGCCCGCCGACAATAA